One window of Acidimicrobiales bacterium genomic DNA carries:
- a CDS encoding universal stress protein, translated as MRAEGVPVFSSVVVGTDGSDSAAEAVRSATEVAKMFSATLHIVTVYKPRPVRSSGVPDEFRHQLGPGGVAEALLDDQCARARAAGVAVEGHTETGDPAEALVRVAEQERADLIVVGNRGMAGVRRVLGSVPNSVAHQAPCAVFIVQTT; from the coding sequence GTGCGCGCCGAGGGGGTGCCCGTGTTCTCGTCGGTGGTGGTAGGGACGGACGGCTCCGATTCGGCGGCCGAGGCGGTGCGCAGCGCGACAGAGGTCGCCAAGATGTTCTCGGCCACCCTGCACATCGTGACGGTCTACAAACCTCGCCCGGTGCGGTCCTCGGGCGTGCCCGACGAGTTCCGCCACCAGTTGGGCCCGGGTGGCGTGGCCGAGGCCCTGCTCGACGACCAGTGCGCGCGGGCGCGGGCGGCGGGGGTCGCCGTCGAGGGCCACACCGAGACCGGGGACCCCGCGGAGGCCCTGGTGCGGGTGGCCGAGCAGGAGAGGGCCGACCTGATCGTGGTCGGCAACAGGGGCATGGCGGGGGTGCGCCGGGTACTGGGGAGCGTGCCGAACTCGGTGGCCCACCAGGCGCCCTGCGCCGTCTTCATCGTGCAGACCACCTGA
- a CDS encoding NTP transferase domain-containing protein, with translation MPPRPLSAVVLAAGEGTRMRSSRPKPLHRLCGRPMILHVLDALAELPVHKVVVVVGHRGDWVTKTLVDHAPPSLAIEFVEQPAQLGTGDALAVGLTALPDGLDDAEGDVVVLPGDTPLVRPATLAALVRHHRTAGAAATLLTAVLPDPTGYDRVVRGKDDAVVRVVEDAEVGGDDDAVDEVATTIHCFRHAVLAPALRRLRPIGRTGEHSLTGIYAVLHDAGYRVESLVVADAMEAAGVNDRAQLAVADAELRDRINERWMRRGVTMWDPERTYVDANAQLEPDVVLLPGVVLQGECVLGAGAEVGPDCHVVDSRIGPGARVTKSTVVRAEVGPDARVGPFAVLGPGAHVAAGEVVHPFTRLGADSPALD, from the coding sequence ATGCCGCCGCGCCCGCTCTCCGCCGTCGTGCTCGCCGCCGGTGAGGGCACCAGGATGCGCTCGTCGCGCCCGAAGCCGCTCCACCGCCTGTGCGGCCGGCCCATGATCCTCCACGTCCTGGACGCGCTGGCCGAGCTGCCCGTGCACAAGGTCGTGGTCGTCGTCGGCCACCGGGGTGACTGGGTGACCAAGACCCTCGTCGACCACGCGCCGCCGTCGCTCGCCATCGAGTTCGTCGAGCAACCCGCGCAGCTCGGGACGGGGGACGCCTTGGCCGTGGGGCTCACCGCCCTGCCCGACGGGCTCGACGACGCCGAGGGGGACGTGGTCGTGCTCCCCGGCGACACGCCGCTGGTCCGCCCGGCGACGCTCGCCGCCCTGGTGCGCCACCACCGCACCGCCGGCGCGGCCGCCACCCTCCTCACCGCCGTGCTGCCCGACCCCACCGGGTACGACCGGGTGGTCCGGGGCAAGGACGACGCCGTCGTGCGGGTCGTGGAGGACGCCGAGGTCGGCGGCGACGACGACGCCGTCGACGAGGTGGCGACGACGATCCACTGCTTCCGTCACGCCGTGCTGGCCCCCGCCCTCCGCCGCCTGCGGCCGATCGGCCGGACCGGTGAGCACTCCCTGACGGGGATCTACGCCGTGCTCCACGACGCCGGGTACCGGGTGGAGTCCCTGGTCGTCGCCGATGCCATGGAGGCGGCGGGGGTGAACGACCGCGCCCAGCTGGCGGTGGCCGACGCCGAGCTGCGGGACCGCATCAACGAGCGGTGGATGCGCCGGGGGGTCACGATGTGGGACCCCGAGCGCACCTACGTCGACGCCAACGCCCAGCTCGAGCCCGACGTCGTCCTTCTGCCCGGGGTGGTCCTCCAGGGGGAGTGCGTCCTGGGTGCCGGGGCCGAGGTGGGCCCCGACTGCCACGTCGTCGACAGCCGCATCGGGCCGGGCGCCCGGGTCACGAAGAGCACGGTGGTGCGAGCCGAGGTCGGGCCGGACGCCCGGGTCGGGCCCTTCGCCGTCCTCGGCCCCGGGGCGCACGTCGCCGCCGGTGAGGTCGTGCACCCCTTCACCCGGCTGGGGGCCGACTCGCCCGCGCTCGACTGA